A single window of Senegalia massiliensis DNA harbors:
- the ylbJ gene encoding sporulation integral membrane protein YlbJ, with protein sequence MNYLFYLIIFFILYIIIKKKYLFRFKNLLYPFIFIVLIILIVLYPKNSIDAALRGIDVWFFTVLPSLLPFFIISEITIQLGFVNFIGTLISPLMRPLFNIPGEGAFVFAMSITSGYPVGAKLISKLRLENKISQIEAQRLASFASTSGPLFIIGAVSIGMFNNERLGFLLILSHYLGSITLGLIFRFFKYNVKGHQISIDYKKNLKHSYNNLLKDKNIGNIMSDAMQDAMNTILIIGGFIIFYSVVIESLNSLNIVYYIMKSLENIGVFIEENIIKGFLFGIIEITNGAKILSQSIESNSLHIYVLVSILIGWSGISIHSQALSFFSKIDINNKIYIFSKLMHGLLAGAFTLILYNPIMTKSISVFNYSYKIKNSSNYFRNFFDHIYISFKIILFILFLLTISSLISSILYNIYKAILKGPK encoded by the coding sequence ATGAACTATTTATTCTATTTAATTATATTTTTTATTTTATATATTATAATTAAAAAAAAATATTTATTTAGATTTAAAAATTTATTATATCCATTTATATTTATTGTTCTTATAATATTAATAGTATTGTATCCTAAAAATTCCATAGATGCCGCATTAAGAGGAATAGATGTTTGGTTTTTTACTGTACTACCTTCTCTTCTACCTTTTTTTATAATTTCTGAAATAACTATTCAATTAGGATTTGTGAATTTTATAGGAACATTAATTAGTCCTTTAATGCGTCCCTTATTTAATATTCCAGGTGAGGGAGCTTTTGTATTTGCAATGAGTATAACTTCTGGATATCCAGTAGGAGCTAAATTAATCTCTAAATTAAGATTAGAAAATAAAATTTCTCAAATAGAAGCACAAAGACTTGCTTCTTTCGCTTCTACTTCTGGACCTCTCTTTATAATAGGAGCCGTTTCTATAGGTATGTTTAATAATGAGAGATTAGGATTTCTTTTAATATTATCTCATTATCTTGGATCTATTACATTAGGTTTAATATTTAGATTCTTTAAATATAATGTTAAGGGACACCAAATAAGTATAGATTATAAAAAGAATTTAAAACATTCTTATAATAATCTTTTAAAAGATAAAAATATTGGGAATATTATGTCTGATGCAATGCAAGATGCAATGAATACAATACTAATAATTGGTGGCTTCATTATTTTTTATTCAGTAGTTATAGAATCATTAAATTCACTTAATATTGTTTATTATATTATGAAGTCATTAGAAAATATAGGTGTTTTTATTGAAGAAAATATAATTAAGGGATTTTTATTTGGAATTATAGAAATAACTAATGGTGCTAAAATTCTTTCACAATCAATAGAAAGCAACAGCTTACATATTTATGTTCTAGTTAGTATATTAATAGGATGGAGTGGAATATCTATTCATAGTCAAGCTTTAAGTTTTTTTTCTAAAATAGATATAAATAACAAAATATATATTTTTTCTAAATTAATGCATGGTTTACTTGCTGGAGCTTTTACACTGATTCTTTATAACCCTATAATGACTAAATCAATAAGTGTTTTTAATTATTCTTATAAAATTAAAAACAGTTCAAATTACTTTAGAAATTTTTTTGACCATATATATATATCATTTAAAATAATTCTATTCATACTTTTTCTATTAACTATATCTTCACTTATATCATCTATACTTTATAATATATATAAAGCCATACTAAAAGGACCTAAATAG
- a CDS encoding nucleotidyltransferase: MKIVGLVTEYNPFHNGHKYHLEQSKLETNCNYSVAVMSGNFVQRGEPAICDKWTRAKMAVDAGVDLVLELPTLYSTMSAEYFSYGAVKLLDSLNVIDYISFGSETNDLESLIKISKILGSEPKDFKYHLKKHLNKGMSFPKARSEALKNIFNDYKIDNIINNPNNILAIEYIKSLITLNSTIKPHSIKRIISDYNEITLTGNISSATAIRRSLISEGISDKETSYSLPIHSKKHISKYLANYSSFNQLINFNDILIYKLRTIDKDYLKEFIDIEIGLENRIIEAANKFDNIIDIIKNIKTKRYTYTRIQRILIHILLDINYKKDQFYNFPLYIHVLGSNKKGFEILKNIKSNSNLPIINKVADFKKNNLNKMFDLDIKASNIYFIGVNNKTNIKNNFDFYISPYIRT; the protein is encoded by the coding sequence ATGAAAATTGTTGGTCTTGTTACTGAATATAACCCTTTTCATAATGGTCATAAATACCATCTAGAACAATCTAAATTAGAAACAAACTGTAACTATAGTGTAGCTGTGATGAGTGGGAATTTTGTCCAAAGAGGAGAGCCTGCTATATGTGATAAATGGACTCGAGCTAAGATGGCAGTAGATGCTGGTGTTGATTTAGTATTAGAGTTACCTACTTTATACTCTACTATGAGTGCTGAATATTTCTCATATGGTGCTGTTAAATTATTAGATTCTTTAAACGTTATAGATTATATATCCTTTGGAAGTGAGACAAATGATTTAGAATCTCTTATAAAAATTTCAAAAATATTAGGATCTGAACCTAAAGATTTTAAATATCACTTAAAAAAACATTTAAATAAAGGGATGTCTTTTCCTAAAGCAAGAAGTGAAGCTTTAAAAAATATCTTTAATGATTATAAAATTGATAATATAATAAATAATCCTAACAATATATTAGCAATAGAATATATAAAATCATTAATAACCTTAAATAGCACAATAAAACCTCACTCAATTAAAAGAATAATTTCAGATTATAATGAAATTACTCTAACTGGAAATATATCGAGTGCTACTGCAATAAGAAGATCTTTAATTTCTGAAGGTATTTCCGATAAGGAAACATCTTATTCTTTACCTATTCATAGTAAAAAACATATATCAAAATACTTAGCAAATTATAGTTCTTTTAATCAATTGATTAACTTTAATGATATTCTAATATATAAGTTAAGAACTATAGATAAGGATTACTTGAAAGAATTTATAGATATAGAAATTGGTCTTGAAAATAGAATAATAGAAGCTGCAAATAAATTTGATAATATAATAGATATAATAAAAAATATTAAAACTAAAAGATATACTTATACTAGAATCCAAAGAATTTTAATTCATATACTATTAGATATCAATTATAAAAAAGATCAATTTTATAATTTTCCACTTTATATTCATGTTTTAGGATCTAATAAAAAAGGTTTTGAAATACTGAAAAATATAAAATCTAATTCAAATTTACCTATAATAAATAAAGTAGCTGACTTCAAAAAAAATAATCTAAATAAAATGTTTGATTTAGATATAAAGGCATCAAATATATATTTTATAGGAGTAAACAATAAAACAAATATAAAAAATAATTTTGATTTTTATATTTCTCCTTATATTAGAACATAA
- a CDS encoding acetate kinase, whose amino-acid sequence MKVLVINCGSSSLKYQLIDMSNEEVLAKGLAERIGIEGARVKHKPTGKEEVLIEKPMSDHKKAIEIVLNALVDSDHGAISSMDEINAVGHRVVHGGEKFSESVIIDDNVLKAIEECSELAPLHNPPNIMGIKACQELMPNTPMVAVFDTAFHQTMPESSYIYPIPYEMYEKYGIRRYGFHGTSHKYVANRAADMLGKDIKDLKIVTCHLGNGASVAAVKNGKSIETSMGFTPLEGLAMGTRSGDIDPAIIVYLMEKENMTIDEVNTMLNKKSGVLGISGVSSDFRDIEGAASEGNHRAQLALEKFNMRVKKYIGAYSAIMDGIDVLVFTAGLGENSSETRQEICKGLEFIGIDIDKSNNNVRGKETELNKKESKVKILLVPTNEELMIARDTKSLV is encoded by the coding sequence ATGAAAGTATTAGTAATTAATTGTGGTAGTTCTTCACTTAAATATCAATTAATAGATATGTCAAATGAAGAAGTTCTTGCTAAGGGATTAGCTGAAAGAATTGGAATTGAAGGAGCAAGAGTTAAGCATAAACCTACAGGAAAAGAAGAAGTATTAATTGAAAAGCCTATGAGTGATCATAAAAAAGCAATAGAGATTGTTTTAAATGCTTTAGTAGATTCAGACCATGGAGCTATAAGTTCTATGGATGAAATAAATGCAGTAGGTCATAGAGTAGTTCATGGAGGAGAAAAATTCTCAGAGTCTGTAATAATAGATGATAATGTGTTAAAAGCAATTGAAGAATGTTCAGAGCTTGCGCCATTACATAATCCACCAAATATTATGGGAATAAAAGCTTGTCAGGAATTAATGCCAAATACACCTATGGTTGCAGTGTTTGATACAGCATTCCATCAAACTATGCCTGAATCATCTTATATCTATCCTATTCCTTATGAGATGTATGAAAAATATGGAATAAGAAGATATGGTTTTCATGGAACATCACATAAATATGTAGCAAATAGAGCAGCAGATATGTTAGGAAAAGATATTAAAGATTTAAAAATTGTTACTTGTCATTTAGGAAATGGTGCAAGTGTTGCTGCTGTAAAAAATGGTAAGTCAATTGAAACTAGTATGGGATTCACTCCACTAGAAGGTCTTGCTATGGGAACTAGAAGTGGAGATATAGATCCAGCTATAATAGTATATTTAATGGAAAAAGAGAATATGACTATTGATGAAGTTAATACAATGCTAAATAAAAAGTCTGGAGTATTAGGAATATCAGGTGTAAGTAGTGACTTTAGAGACATTGAAGGTGCAGCTAGTGAAGGGAATCATAGAGCGCAATTAGCACTTGAAAAGTTTAATATGAGAGTTAAGAAATATATAGGTGCATATTCTGCTATAATGGATGGAATAGATGTATTAGTATTTACTGCTGGACTAGGTGAAAACTCATCTGAAACTAGACAAGAAATTTGTAAAGGATTAGAATTCATAGGAATAGATATAGATAAATCTAATAATAATGTTAGAGGTAAAGAGACAGAATTAAATAAAAAAGAAAGTAAAGTTAAAATTCTTCTTGTACCAACAAATGAAGAACTTATGATAGCAAGAGATACAAAATCTTTAGTTTAA
- a CDS encoding YceD family protein, which yields MKVNLSNLINGSDYQIELDDTFEINEIKTEGNHIKFNKPVEVNGGIFNTDDGIYLQAKVSFEYTTSCARCLKNITKNEDAMLDYKIVYENDQENSSEDELILEKGNILNLNEPIISSILLSLPMKTICDNECKGICPQCGKDLNKGDCNCEDDNIDPRLAKLKRLMDK from the coding sequence ATGAAAGTTAACCTATCTAATCTTATAAACGGAAGCGATTATCAGATTGAATTAGATGATACATTTGAAATTAATGAGATTAAGACTGAGGGTAACCATATTAAATTTAATAAACCTGTAGAAGTTAATGGAGGAATATTTAATACAGACGACGGTATATATCTACAGGCTAAGGTTTCTTTTGAATATACAACTAGTTGTGCTAGATGTTTAAAAAATATTACTAAAAATGAAGATGCTATGCTTGATTATAAAATAGTATATGAAAATGATCAAGAAAACTCATCAGAAGATGAATTAATTTTAGAAAAAGGTAATATATTAAATTTAAATGAACCTATTATATCTTCTATATTGCTATCTTTACCTATGAAAACTATTTGTGATAATGAATGCAAAGGTATATGTCCTCAATGTGGAAAGGACTTAAACAAGGGTGATTGTAATTGTGAAGATGACAATATTGATCCTCGGTTGGCTAAACTGAAAAGATTAATGGATAAATAA
- the rpmF gene encoding 50S ribosomal protein L32, giving the protein MAVPKRKTSKSKRDMRRASNSKATRPNLMECPQCHEPKLPHRVCSACGYYKNKEVKEVN; this is encoded by the coding sequence ATGGCAGTACCAAAGCGTAAAACATCAAAATCAAAAAGAGATATGAGAAGAGCATCAAATTCTAAGGCTACAAGACCTAATTTGATGGAATGTCCTCAATGCCATGAGCCAAAATTACCACATAGAGTATGCTCTGCTTGTGGATATTACAAAAATAAAGAGGTTAAAGAAGTAAATTAA
- the fapR gene encoding transcription factor FapR — MKKRKPKKERQKELKEKLIEDPFWTDEELTEVFNVSIQTIRLDRLELGIPELRERVKNVAEKNHTKVRSIGGKEIVGELIDLELGNTGISILETTKDMAFEKTDIVRGHHIFAQAESIAMAVIDAEVALTGVANIKYNEPVKSGSKLIAKAEVVRQRANKYFVHVFIYESQKQVFRGKFILVSME; from the coding sequence TTGAAAAAGCGTAAACCAAAGAAGGAGAGGCAAAAAGAATTAAAAGAAAAATTAATTGAAGATCCTTTTTGGACTGATGAAGAGTTAACTGAAGTTTTTAATGTAAGCATTCAAACCATAAGACTTGATAGATTGGAACTTGGGATTCCAGAGCTTAGGGAAAGAGTAAAGAATGTAGCTGAAAAAAATCATACAAAAGTTAGATCTATTGGAGGTAAAGAAATAGTAGGTGAACTTATTGATTTAGAGCTTGGTAATACTGGAATATCAATTCTTGAAACAACTAAAGACATGGCTTTTGAAAAAACTGATATTGTAAGAGGACATCATATATTTGCTCAAGCAGAGTCTATAGCAATGGCTGTAATAGATGCAGAAGTAGCTCTTACAGGTGTAGCAAATATTAAATACAATGAACCAGTAAAATCTGGTAGTAAATTAATTGCCAAAGCTGAGGTAGTAAGACAAAGGGCAAATAAATATTTTGTTCATGTATTTATATATGAATCTCAAAAGCAGGTTTTTAGAGGAAAATTTATTTTAGTATCTATGGAATAG
- the plsX gene encoding phosphate acyltransferase PlsX codes for MKIAIDAMGGDKGVSMTVKGSVDAVNEFDVKVILVGNSDMIKKELDKYNYDKDKIDIINASEVIENTEKPVKAIRRKKDSSLVKALKLVKEKQADAVVSAGSTGALLAGGLFIVGRIKGIDRPALSPVYPTEKGVSLLIDAGANVDSKPKNLEQFAIMGSIYADKVLSRKNPTVGLVNIGEEQEKGNELTKESYKLLAESNINFYGNIEVRDIPKGYCDVLVCDGFVGNTILKLTEGLASTIFSSLKKEFMKNIKTKLGAFLLKDGLKSLKKQIDYSEYGGALLLGVKGGVIKAHGSSDSKAFKNAIKQAKIFTENNVVEIIENEILKMED; via the coding sequence ATGAAAATAGCAATTGATGCAATGGGTGGCGACAAAGGTGTTAGTATGACTGTTAAGGGAAGTGTAGATGCAGTAAATGAGTTTGATGTTAAAGTTATTCTTGTTGGCAACTCAGATATGATAAAAAAAGAATTAGATAAATATAATTATGATAAAGATAAAATTGACATCATAAATGCAAGTGAAGTTATAGAGAATACTGAAAAACCTGTAAAGGCCATAAGAAGAAAAAAAGATTCTTCTTTGGTTAAAGCATTAAAATTAGTAAAGGAAAAACAAGCAGATGCAGTTGTTTCTGCAGGTAGTACAGGTGCATTACTTGCTGGAGGATTATTTATCGTTGGAAGAATTAAAGGGATAGATAGACCAGCTTTATCTCCTGTATATCCTACTGAAAAAGGAGTGTCATTACTAATTGATGCAGGAGCAAATGTAGATTCAAAACCAAAAAATTTAGAACAATTTGCTATAATGGGTTCAATTTATGCTGATAAGGTTTTAAGTAGAAAAAATCCTACTGTAGGTCTTGTTAATATTGGTGAAGAGCAAGAAAAAGGTAATGAACTAACAAAAGAAAGTTATAAATTACTTGCTGAAAGCAATATAAATTTTTATGGAAATATTGAAGTAAGGGATATACCAAAAGGCTATTGTGATGTTTTAGTTTGTGATGGTTTTGTTGGAAATACAATACTAAAGTTAACAGAAGGATTAGCTTCTACAATTTTCTCATCTTTAAAAAAAGAGTTTATGAAAAACATTAAAACTAAATTAGGAGCTTTTTTATTAAAGGATGGGCTTAAAAGTTTAAAAAAACAAATAGATTATAGTGAATATGGTGGAGCGTTATTACTAGGTGTTAAAGGTGGAGTGATAAAAGCTCATGGAAGTTCAGATTCTAAAGCTTTTAAAAATGCAATAAAACAAGCTAAAATATTTACTGAAAATAATGTTGTAGAAATTATAGAAAATGAGATATTGAAAATGGAGGATTAA